Proteins from one Malania oleifera isolate guangnan ecotype guangnan chromosome 4, ASM2987363v1, whole genome shotgun sequence genomic window:
- the LOC131153242 gene encoding uncharacterized protein LOC131153242, translating into MASPVLLKAKWFMKKSSFPLAFRLFPHLSSSLFSTLCRGRHSFSFFSQTPPRPKKVPFTVSAPGRTWQDPFHWMSNTNDPALSEYLDLENSYADAFMADSHDLQRKLFSEMLGRMPPKIFTPPERWGPWLYYQYIPEGKEYPVLCRRLAMHQKIWMKTLFNYLRGRFGGEEILLDWNQIAEKYGYVHVGTCRISPDHNFLAYTLDITGSEQCMLQIKDLRNGHVLPKFRVDGVVSLAWAQDGCTLFYTVLDANQRPNRVFCMKLGLDAVDDILIFTESDSSFCVDITSTKDGKFITVNSNSRTSSEEGTYVYVMDAANPHDGLKRIRKRVPDVQYFVEHHHGFFYILTNTPLIENKKSNCRDYYLARCPVTDIQLANWQNIILPNEDISLQDMDIFNEHLVLCLSKNGSPMICSIKIPIDVKCKGHMEIDDLNPWYFPLPSNLCRIVPGSNHDFMNSVYRVVLSSPVMPDVVVDYEMSQRIFSVVHQEEVLGVAHSTSLCLRTSDLNTDKLVDASKNTDQRVQNFQVEEWKEFSGTYSCERKEVVSHDGVKVPLTILYSREAWKKGQSPGILHGYGAYGEVLDKNWCSDRLSLLDRGWVVAFADVRGGGGGDSSWHKSGSGLCKLNSIHDFVSCGSYLLNEGYVHKEKLGAIGHSAGSLLVGAAMNMYPNMFRASILKVPFLDICNTLMDASLPLTLLDYEEFGNPQIQNQLKYILSYSPYDNIPLGACYPSMLITASFHDSRVGVWEAAKWVAKVRDSTCPDCSRSVILKTNMIGGHFGEGGRFGQCEETAYEYAFLMKVMGIFNNKKETLLH; encoded by the exons ATGGCTTCACCTGTCCTTTTAAAAGCAAAATGGTTCATGAAAAAGTCCTCTTTCCCTCTGGCCTTCCGCTTATTTCCCCATTTGTCCTCTTCTCTGTTCTCTACCCTTTGCAGAGGGCGCCACTCCTTCTCCTTTTTCTCACAAACGCCGCCACGCCCCAAGAAAGTTCCATTCACAGTCTCTGCTCCTGGAAGAACGTGGCAAGATCCCTTCCATTGGATGTCTAACACCAACGACCCTGCTCTCTCCGAGTATCTTGACCTGGAGAACTCTTATGCCGATGCTTTCATGGCCGACTCCCATGACCTGCAGCGAAAACTGTTCTCCGAGATGCTTGGTCGAATGCCTCCCAAGATTTTCACTCCTCCCGAACGTTGGGGACCCTG GTTGTATTATCAATACATTCCAGAAGGGAAGGAATACCCAGTTTTATGTAGGAGGTTGGCAATGCACCAGAAAATTTGGATGAAAACTCTTTTCAATTATCTTAGAGGAAGATTTGGAGGGGAGGAAATTCTGCTCGACTGGAATCAAATTGCAGAAAAATATG GTTATGTCCATGTGGGTACATGCCGAATTTCGCCAGACCACAACTTTCTTGCATACACTCTTGATATCACTGGTAGTGAGCAGTGCATGCTTCAAATTAAGGACCTTAGAAATGGGCATGTTCTTCCAAAATTTAGAGTCGATGGGGTAGTTAGCTTGGCATGGGCTCAAGATGGTTGTACTTTATTCTACACTGTATTGGACGCAAATCAACGACCTAACAG GGTATTCTGCATGAAATTGGGTCTTGATGCTGTGGATGATATCCTAATATTTACAGAAAGTGATTCTAGTTTCTGCGTGGACATTACTAGCACAAAGGATGGCAAATTTATAACTGTGAATTCTAACTCCAGGACATCATCAGAGGAAGGAACTTAC GTCTATGTGATGGATGCTGCTAACCCCCATGATGGTTTGAAGAGAATAAGGAAGCGTGTCCCTGATGTGCAGTATTTTGTGGAACATCATCATGGTTTTTTCTATATTCTTACAAACACTCCTCTAATTGAGAATAAGAAGTCGAATTGCAGAGATTATTACCTGGCTAGATGCCCAGTCACAGATATACAGTTAGCTAATTGGCAG AATATCATCCTACCAAATGAAGATATTAGTTTACAAGATATGGACATTTTTAATGAACATCTGGTGCTTTGTCTCAGCAAGAATGGTTCCCCTATGATATGTTCCATTAAAATCCCTATTGATGTCAAATGCAAG GGTCACATGGAAATTGATGATCTTAATCCGTGGTATTTCCCGTTGCCCTCAAATTTGTGTAGAATTGTTCCGGGTTCAAACCATGACTTCATGAATTCAGTGTACCGCGTGGTGCTTTCATCTCCAGTG ATGCCTGATGTTGTTGTTGACTATGAAATGTCACAACGTATATTCTCAGTTGTGCATCAAGAAGAGGTACTAGGTGTCGCTCATAGTACCAGTTTGTGCTTACGCACTTCTGACCTAAATACTGACAAGCTTGTAGATGCCTCAAAGAATACGGATCAACGTGTCCAGAATTTTCAGGTGGAGGAATGGAAGGAGTTCTCTGGTACATATTCCTGTGAAAGAAAGGAGGTTGTTTCACACGATGGTGTCAAGGTTCCTCTAACAATCTTGTACTCTCGAGAAGCCTGGAAGAAGGGTCAGTCTCCTGGGATTCTGCATGGCTATGGAGCATATGGGGAAGTTCTAGACAAAAATTGGTGTTCAGATCGCTTGAGCTTACTTGATCGTGGTTGGGTGGTAGCATTTGCTGATGTGAG gggtggtggtggtggtgattcTTCATGGCATAAATCTGGCAGTGGACTGTGCAAGCTGAACTCTATACATGACTTTGTTTCATGTGGCAGCTACCTGCTTAATGAGGGCTATGTTCATAAAGAGAAGCTTGGTGCTATTGGACATAGTGCAGGATCTCTGCTTGTGGGAGCAGCCATGAATATGTACCCAAACATGTTTCGTGCTTCCATTTTAAAA GTTCCATTTCTTGATATTTGCAACACATTGATGGATGCTAGTTTGCCTCTCACCTTATTGGATTATGAAGAATTTGGGAATCCTCAGATACAGAACCAACTTAAGTACATTCTAAGCTATTCTCCTTATGATAACATTCCTCTGGGAGCTTGCTATCCTTCAATGCTCATTACAGCATCATTTCATGACTCAAG GGTTGGAGTTTGGGAAGCTGCTAAATGGGTGGCAAAAGTACGAGATAGCACATGCCCAGATTGCTCTCGTTCGGTCATTCTAAAGACAAATATGATTGGTGGACATTTTGGTGAAGGTGGGCGTTTTGGTCAATGCGAGGAAACAGCTTACGAATATGCTTTCTTGATGAAAGTTATGGGGATTTTCAACAATAAGAAAGAGACTTTGTTACACTAA